One genomic segment of Candidatus Methylomirabilota bacterium includes these proteins:
- a CDS encoding flagellar basal body-associated protein FliL, whose amino-acid sequence MADDAKAGNHEAGGTESSGGEDKKTSAAGGGKLMVIAMQAGIFIALAGVAFALNIYLLKPMLVADGKEQVEAVEVKPKEERHAGKILPLDPAIVNIAGTNGRRYLKVTVQIEIPAEEELVKEVEARKPLLSDRLIEILTGKPLEEVTSAGSLQALKQQIAQQFSKELGADRLQNVYLTEFVIQ is encoded by the coding sequence GTGGCCGACGACGCAAAAGCTGGAAACCATGAGGCGGGTGGAACGGAGTCGTCCGGCGGAGAGGATAAGAAGACCTCGGCCGCAGGCGGTGGGAAGCTCATGGTCATTGCCATGCAGGCTGGGATTTTCATTGCATTGGCCGGTGTCGCCTTTGCGCTCAACATCTACCTCCTGAAGCCGATGCTGGTGGCTGACGGAAAGGAGCAGGTCGAGGCCGTCGAGGTCAAGCCGAAGGAGGAGCGCCATGCCGGAAAGATTCTTCCGCTTGATCCGGCCATTGTCAATATTGCCGGGACGAACGGACGTCGCTATCTGAAGGTCACCGTCCAGATCGAAATTCCGGCAGAAGAGGAGCTGGTGAAGGAGGTCGAGGCGCGCAAGCCCCTCTTAAGCGATCGGCTGATCGAGATCCTGACCGGGAAGCCGCTGGAAGAGGTAACGAGCGCCGGGAGCCTACAGGCCCTGAAGCAGCAGATCGCACAGCAGTTCAGCAAGGAGTTGGGGGCCGATCGGCTGCAGAATGTCTATCTTACCGAGTTCGTGATCCAGTAG
- the fliM gene encoding flagellar motor switch protein FliM → MSEILTQEEIDSLLSAAAKGTVPTVAAATQVKRPFIRYDFRRPNRISKEQLQALQMLHGRFAKQMGGSLSPLLRTFVEIRPTLVEQIAYAEYIASVSYPACLGIFGMRPLKGGAIAELPPRLIFYIIDRILGGAGRIPDVARELTEIERALVSKLFRHTLEDLRSAWSRVDLFQFELLNLEVNPGFLQLAAPTDMVILIGFDVRIGEVEGVMNLCFPLSMLEPVLPSLSLRRWIAGHREEMDEGASGEIARAMPVVGLSVRALLGSIPLTVHELSRLNVGDIVRLDMGASSLGVLEVEGVPKYVVKVGTSRRKRAVQLVADMSEGRSTNGVHH, encoded by the coding sequence ATGAGTGAGATCCTGACACAGGAAGAGATCGATTCGCTGTTGTCGGCGGCCGCCAAGGGGACCGTCCCGACCGTCGCCGCCGCCACCCAGGTCAAGCGACCATTTATCCGGTACGACTTCCGCCGGCCCAACCGGATTTCGAAAGAGCAGCTTCAGGCCCTTCAGATGCTTCACGGCCGCTTCGCCAAACAGATGGGGGGGTCGCTCTCGCCGCTGCTGAGGACCTTCGTCGAGATTCGGCCGACCCTGGTCGAACAGATCGCGTATGCCGAATACATCGCATCGGTCAGCTATCCCGCCTGTCTGGGGATCTTCGGAATGAGACCGCTTAAGGGCGGCGCCATTGCCGAACTCCCGCCGCGGTTGATCTTCTACATCATCGATCGGATCCTCGGGGGGGCCGGACGTATCCCCGATGTCGCGCGAGAACTCACCGAGATCGAACGCGCGCTGGTATCTAAGCTGTTCCGGCATACGCTGGAGGACCTGCGGAGCGCCTGGAGCCGCGTCGACCTCTTTCAGTTTGAGCTGTTGAATCTGGAGGTCAATCCCGGCTTCCTCCAACTCGCCGCGCCGACCGACATGGTCATCCTGATCGGTTTCGACGTAAGGATCGGCGAGGTCGAGGGGGTGATGAACCTGTGCTTCCCCTTGTCCATGCTGGAGCCGGTGCTTCCGAGTCTTTCGTTGCGACGATGGATCGCGGGTCACAGGGAGGAGATGGATGAGGGGGCCTCGGGCGAGATCGCCCGGGCCATGCCGGTCGTCGGGCTCAGCGTCCGAGCGTTGCTTGGATCGATCCCGTTGACGGTCCATGAACTCAGCCGTCTCAACGTCGGTGATATCGTACGCCTGGATATGGGAGCGTCGTCCCTCGGCGTCCTTGAGGTGGAGGGGGTCCCGAAATATGTCGTCAAGGTCGGGACCTCGCGCAGAAAGCGGGCTGTTCAGCTTGTCGCGGATATGTCAGAGGGGAGATCGACGAATGGCGTCCACCACTGA
- a CDS encoding flagellar biosynthesis protein FlgE: MSTFSTAITGLKAYQTDLGVIGNNIANTNTVGYKASRAQFSELLVQTLEGATPPTDTSGGVDPMQIGAGVIVGGILNIQTQGAIEPTGRSSDLAVQGEGFFVLSNGENQVYTRVGTFELDANGNLVDAGTGLKVQGIDGDISIPLGSNAAKGTEAVELAGNLNANDAAGETVDTSFFIIDSLGGKHQVNIAFTRETPASAGTWDYEVSGTNGASFTGAASGAITFASGGDIGTMTGPGSAGGLFTFNPGTAAASGQELSIDFSALTGFASLSNVSMKQQDGLPPGSLSSFNVASDGTVNGIYSNGLVTVIDTLKLASFSNPAGLLRLANGQFGETPNSGVAQFGAAGTGGRGTIVAGALEQSNVDLGTELVNLIIAQRGYEANAQVISVANQIQQTTLNLLR, translated from the coding sequence ATGAGTACATTCAGCACCGCCATCACCGGGCTCAAGGCCTATCAGACCGACCTGGGCGTCATCGGCAACAACATCGCGAACACCAATACCGTAGGTTATAAGGCAAGCCGGGCGCAGTTTTCCGAGCTATTGGTCCAGACGCTTGAGGGGGCTACCCCGCCGACGGATACGAGCGGCGGCGTCGATCCGATGCAGATCGGCGCGGGCGTCATTGTGGGCGGCATCCTGAACATTCAGACGCAGGGGGCGATTGAACCGACCGGGCGGTCATCCGATCTGGCCGTGCAGGGTGAGGGGTTCTTCGTGCTGAGTAACGGCGAGAATCAGGTCTATACGCGGGTCGGCACCTTCGAACTGGATGCCAACGGCAACCTGGTCGATGCCGGGACCGGCCTGAAGGTCCAGGGAATCGATGGCGACATCTCTATCCCCCTGGGGAGTAACGCTGCCAAGGGGACCGAAGCGGTCGAGCTGGCCGGCAACCTCAACGCAAACGATGCGGCCGGTGAGACCGTTGACACGAGCTTCTTCATCATCGATTCCCTGGGCGGCAAGCATCAGGTGAATATTGCCTTTACAAGGGAGACACCGGCCAGTGCCGGCACATGGGATTATGAGGTGTCCGGGACCAATGGCGCCAGCTTTACCGGTGCCGCTTCAGGGGCTATCACCTTTGCGAGCGGCGGAGATATCGGCACCATGACAGGGCCGGGGTCGGCGGGAGGTCTTTTTACCTTCAACCCCGGGACCGCGGCGGCCTCCGGTCAGGAGTTGTCTATCGACTTCAGTGCGCTGACCGGATTTGCCTCCCTCTCGAACGTCTCCATGAAGCAGCAGGACGGACTGCCGCCGGGCAGCCTCAGCTCCTTCAATGTCGCCAGCGACGGGACGGTCAACGGGATTTATAGCAACGGACTGGTCACGGTCATCGACACACTGAAGCTGGCCAGCTTTTCAAATCCGGCCGGTCTGCTGCGACTGGCCAACGGCCAGTTCGGAGAGACCCCCAACTCAGGCGTAGCCCAATTCGGTGCTGCCGGAACCGGCGGGAGAGGAACGATCGTTGCAGGGGCGTTGGAACAGTCGAATGTCGACCTGGGGACGGAACTGGTCAACCTCATCATTGCCCAGCGGGGGTACGAAGCCAATGCCCAGGTGATCTCAGTAGCCAATCAGATCCAACAGACAACCCTCAACCTGTTGCGGTAG
- a CDS encoding flagellar biosynthesis protein FlgD: MQITSESAISAHSTQGVGAPSSSMLDRGLGKDAFLKLLVAQLKNQNPLNPLQGTDFIAQTAQFTSLEQLQQINASLAQLTAASAGTDRTSLDAVLASAYIGKVVTANGTIIELGGGDPGTLRYDLPSAATVTIQVSDLQGNSVRTLHLGSQPAGQGAVAFDGLGDDGRLLPSGRYLYKVTAVDSFGESVAGADTASGVVTGITFEGTQPFLLINGSLVPLNAVAQVSLPSQG; this comes from the coding sequence ATGCAGATCACAAGTGAAAGTGCGATCAGTGCACACAGTACGCAGGGCGTAGGTGCCCCATCAAGCTCCATGCTCGACAGAGGGCTTGGAAAGGATGCCTTCCTGAAGCTGTTGGTGGCGCAGTTAAAGAACCAGAATCCGTTGAACCCGCTGCAGGGTACCGACTTCATTGCCCAGACCGCGCAGTTTACGTCGCTGGAGCAGTTGCAGCAGATCAATGCATCGCTTGCACAGCTCACCGCCGCCTCCGCCGGGACAGATCGTACGTCGCTGGACGCTGTCCTGGCCTCCGCCTACATCGGAAAGGTCGTGACGGCGAATGGGACCATCATCGAGCTTGGGGGTGGGGATCCGGGCACGTTGCGCTACGACCTGCCCAGTGCAGCGACGGTGACTATTCAGGTCAGCGACCTGCAAGGTAACTCGGTACGGACACTTCACCTTGGATCGCAACCGGCGGGCCAGGGGGCGGTGGCGTTCGACGGCCTCGGAGATGATGGGCGCCTGTTGCCGTCCGGGCGTTACCTGTACAAGGTCACGGCTGTTGATTCCTTCGGAGAAAGCGTGGCCGGCGCCGATACCGCCTCCGGCGTCGTGACAGGCATCACCTTCGAGGGGACTCAACCTTTTCTTCTTATAAACGGAAGCCTGGTTCCCTTGAACGCCGTCGCTCAGGTATCACTCCCATCACAGGGATGA
- a CDS encoding flagellar protein FlbD, with the protein MVKLSRINGVEVTVNAELIETVEATPDTIVSLTTGKRLIVVESVDQVVEKVIAYRRALATPLCS; encoded by the coding sequence ATGGTTAAACTGAGCAGGATCAATGGCGTCGAGGTGACGGTGAATGCGGAACTGATCGAGACGGTCGAGGCGACCCCCGATACGATCGTCTCGCTGACGACGGGGAAGAGGTTGATCGTTGTGGAGAGCGTCGATCAGGTAGTCGAGAAGGTGATCGCCTATCGACGCGCGCTCGCAACACCCCTTTGTTCATGA